A single region of the Streptomyces sp. NBC_01803 genome encodes:
- the dnaE gene encoding DNA polymerase III subunit alpha, with amino-acid sequence MTKPFTHLHVHTQYSLLDGAARLKDMFKACQEMGMSHIAITDHGNLHGAYDFFQQARGAGVTPIIGIEAYVAPESRRHKRRVQWGQPHQKKDDVSGSGGYTHKTIWAYNRTGLHNLFRLSSDAYTEGFFVKWPRMDKETIARHSEGLIASTGCPSGEVQTRLRLGQPEEALKAAAEYQEIFGRDRYFLEIMDHGLEIETRVRDGLLEIGRKLGIKPLVTNDSHYTHAQEADAHDALLCVQTGKNLSDPDRFRFDGTGYYLKSPQEMYAIDSSDAWQEGCANTLLVAEQVDVDGWFESRDLMPRFDVPGGYTEVTWFREEVGRGMARRYPGGVPEDRQRQAEYEMDVIIQMGFPGYFLVVADFIMWAKEQGIAVGPGRGSAAGSIVAYAMGITDLDPIDHGLIFERFLNPERVSMPDVDIDFDERRRGEVIRYVTEKYGADKVSMIGTYGTIKAKAAIKDASRVLGYPYAMGDRITKAMPADVLGKGIPLSGITDKDHPRYSEAAEVRGMYENEPDVRKVIDTARGLEGLVRQMGMHAAGVIMSSERLVDHVPLFAPKNDGVVVTQWDYPTCEALGLLKMDFLGLRNLTIMDDAVKLIKKNKGVDIKLLDLTLDDPKTFELLGRGDTLGVFQFDGGPMRSLLRMMKPTHFEDISAVGALYRPGPMGMNSHINYALRKNGQQEITPIHPQLAEPLREVLDITYGLVVYQEQVQKAAQVLAGYSLGQADLLRRAMGKKKKEILDKEFLPFQKGMRDNGYSDEAIQAVWDVLVPFSGYAFNKAHSSAYGLVTYWTAFLKANYPAEYMAALLTSVRDDKDKSAVYLNECRRMGIRVLPPDVNESEAHFTPRGDDMIVFGLTAVRNVGQNVVDSIVATRKGKGKYSSFPDFLDKVEAVVCNKRTVESLIKAGAFDTLNHTRKGLTAHFEPMIDNVVQVKRKEAEGQFDLFGGMDEGGSDGPGFGMDVVFSEEEWEKTYLLAQEREMLGLYVSDHPLFGIEHILNDKADAAISALTGGDHSDGAIVTIGGIISTLQRKMTKQGNPWAIATVEDLAGSIDCMFFPASYQLVSTQLVEDAVVFVKGRLDKREDVPRLVAMELMVPDLSEASADAPVTISIPGVKITPPLVAQLGEVLSQHRGPTEVRVKLQGARTTTLLRLDRHRVRADPALFGDLKALLGPACLAG; translated from the coding sequence GTGACCAAGCCCTTCACACACCTGCATGTGCACACCCAGTACTCGCTGCTCGACGGGGCGGCGCGGCTGAAGGACATGTTCAAGGCGTGCCAGGAGATGGGCATGTCACATATCGCGATCACGGACCACGGGAACCTCCATGGGGCCTACGACTTCTTCCAGCAGGCGCGCGGCGCGGGCGTCACGCCGATCATCGGGATCGAGGCGTACGTCGCGCCGGAGTCGCGTCGGCACAAGCGGCGTGTGCAGTGGGGCCAGCCGCACCAGAAGAAGGACGACGTCTCCGGCTCCGGCGGTTACACGCACAAGACGATCTGGGCCTACAACCGGACCGGCCTGCACAACCTCTTCCGGCTCTCCTCCGACGCCTATACCGAGGGCTTCTTCGTCAAGTGGCCCCGGATGGACAAGGAGACCATCGCGCGGCACTCCGAGGGTCTGATCGCCTCGACCGGCTGCCCGTCGGGCGAGGTACAGACCCGGCTGCGGCTCGGCCAGCCCGAGGAGGCGCTGAAGGCGGCGGCCGAGTACCAGGAGATCTTCGGCAGGGACCGGTACTTCCTGGAGATCATGGACCACGGCCTGGAGATCGAGACCCGGGTCAGGGACGGGCTGCTGGAGATCGGCCGCAAGCTCGGCATCAAGCCGCTGGTCACCAACGACTCGCACTACACGCACGCCCAGGAGGCCGACGCGCACGACGCGCTGCTGTGCGTGCAGACCGGCAAGAACCTCTCGGACCCGGACCGCTTCCGGTTCGACGGCACGGGCTACTACCTGAAGTCGCCGCAGGAGATGTACGCGATCGACTCCTCCGACGCCTGGCAGGAGGGCTGCGCCAACACCCTGCTGGTGGCCGAACAGGTCGACGTCGACGGCTGGTTCGAGTCGCGCGACCTGATGCCGCGCTTCGACGTGCCCGGCGGGTACACCGAGGTGACCTGGTTCAGGGAGGAGGTGGGGCGCGGCATGGCCCGCCGCTACCCGGGCGGGGTGCCGGAGGATCGGCAGCGGCAGGCCGAGTACGAGATGGACGTCATCATCCAGATGGGGTTCCCCGGGTACTTCCTCGTGGTCGCCGACTTCATCATGTGGGCCAAGGAGCAGGGCATCGCGGTCGGCCCCGGGCGCGGCTCGGCGGCGGGCTCCATCGTGGCGTACGCGATGGGCATCACCGACCTCGATCCGATCGACCACGGCCTGATCTTCGAGCGGTTCCTGAACCCCGAGCGCGTCTCCATGCCGGACGTCGACATCGACTTCGACGAGCGCAGGCGCGGCGAGGTCATCCGTTATGTCACGGAGAAGTACGGCGCCGACAAGGTGTCGATGATCGGCACCTACGGCACCATCAAGGCGAAGGCCGCCATCAAGGACGCCTCCCGCGTGCTGGGTTACCCGTACGCGATGGGCGACCGGATCACCAAGGCGATGCCCGCCGACGTGCTCGGCAAGGGCATCCCGCTCTCCGGCATCACCGACAAGGACCACCCGCGCTACAGCGAGGCGGCCGAGGTCCGGGGGATGTACGAGAACGAGCCGGACGTCCGGAAGGTGATCGACACCGCGCGCGGCCTGGAGGGCCTGGTCCGGCAGATGGGCATGCACGCGGCCGGCGTGATCATGTCCAGCGAGCGGCTGGTGGACCATGTGCCGCTGTTCGCGCCCAAGAACGACGGCGTCGTCGTCACGCAGTGGGACTACCCCACCTGTGAGGCGCTCGGCCTGCTGAAGATGGACTTCCTGGGCCTGCGCAACCTCACGATCATGGACGACGCCGTCAAGCTCATCAAGAAGAACAAGGGCGTCGACATCAAGCTGCTCGACCTCACGCTGGACGACCCGAAGACCTTCGAACTGCTCGGCCGCGGCGACACCCTGGGCGTCTTCCAGTTCGACGGCGGGCCCATGCGCTCCCTGCTGCGCATGATGAAGCCCACCCACTTCGAGGACATCTCCGCCGTCGGCGCCCTGTACCGCCCGGGTCCGATGGGCATGAACTCCCACATCAACTACGCGCTGCGGAAGAACGGCCAGCAGGAGATCACCCCGATCCACCCGCAGTTGGCGGAGCCGCTGCGCGAGGTCCTCGACATCACCTACGGTCTGGTCGTCTACCAGGAGCAGGTGCAGAAGGCCGCCCAGGTCCTCGCCGGGTACTCGCTCGGACAAGCCGACCTGCTCCGGCGGGCCATGGGCAAGAAGAAGAAGGAGATCCTCGACAAGGAGTTCCTCCCGTTCCAGAAGGGCATGCGGGACAACGGCTACTCCGACGAGGCGATCCAGGCCGTGTGGGACGTGCTGGTGCCGTTCTCCGGCTACGCGTTCAACAAGGCGCACTCCTCCGCGTACGGCCTGGTCACCTACTGGACCGCGTTCCTCAAGGCCAACTACCCGGCCGAGTACATGGCGGCGCTGCTGACGTCGGTTCGTGACGACAAGGACAAGTCCGCCGTCTACCTCAACGAGTGCCGCCGGATGGGTATCCGGGTGCTGCCGCCGGATGTCAACGAGTCCGAGGCGCACTTCACCCCGCGCGGCGACGACATGATCGTCTTCGGGCTCACCGCCGTCCGCAACGTCGGGCAGAACGTGGTGGATTCGATCGTCGCGACCCGGAAGGGGAAGGGGAAGTACAGCTCCTTCCCGGACTTCCTGGACAAGGTCGAGGCGGTCGTCTGCAACAAGCGCACCGTCGAATCGCTGATCAAGGCGGGCGCGTTCGACACCCTGAACCACACCCGCAAGGGCCTCACCGCGCACTTCGAGCCGATGATCGACAACGTGGTGCAGGTCAAGCGCAAGGAGGCCGAAGGGCAGTTCGACCTCTTCGGCGGGATGGACGAGGGCGGCAGCGACGGTCCCGGCTTCGGCATGGACGTCGTCTTCTCCGAGGAGGAATGGGAGAAGACGTATCTGCTCGCCCAGGAGCGGGAGATGCTCGGCCTCTATGTCTCCGACCACCCGCTCTTCGGCATCGAGCACATCCTCAACGACAAGGCGGACGCCGCGATCTCGGCGCTGACCGGCGGGGACCACTCGGACGGCGCGATCGTCACCATCGGCGGCATCATCTCGACCCTCCAGCGGAAGATGACCAAGCAGGGCAACCCCTGGGCCATCGCCACCGTCGAGGACCTGGCCGGCTCGATCGACTGCATGTTCTTCCCCGCCAGCTATCAGCTCGTCTCCACCCAGCTCGTCGAGGACGCCGTCGTGTTCGTCAAGGGGCGGCTGGACAAGCGGGAGGACGTGCCCCGGCTCGTCGCCATGGAGCTGATGGTGCCCGACCTCTCGGAGGCGTCGGCCGACGCGCCCGTGACGATCAGCATTCCCGGGGTCAAGATCACGCCCCCGCTGGTGGCGCAGTTGGGGGAGGTGCTCAGTCAGCACCGGGGGCCGACCGAGGTGCGGGTCAAGCTCCAGGGCGCCCGGACCACCACCCTGCTGCGGCTCGACCGGCACCGGGTGCGGGCCGATCCGGCGCTCTTCGGCGACCTCAAGGCACTGCTCGGACCAGCTTGTTTGGCCGGTTGA
- the ybaK gene encoding Cys-tRNA(Pro) deacylase, producing the protein MGKSDGGKRRHRNAAGGTPATVAASRAGVAFTLHAYEHDPAAPSYGEEAARALGTAPGRVFKTLVTEVDGALTVAVVPVSASLGLKALAAAVGGKRAAMADPAAAERATGYVLGGISPLGQRKRLRTVVDASATGHGTVFVSAGRRGLEIELAPAALITLTGAITAPIARD; encoded by the coding sequence GTGGGGAAGAGCGACGGGGGGAAGCGACGGCACCGGAACGCGGCCGGCGGCACCCCCGCGACGGTGGCCGCGAGCCGGGCCGGGGTGGCGTTCACCCTCCACGCCTACGAGCACGATCCGGCCGCCCCGTCCTACGGCGAGGAGGCGGCCCGTGCGCTGGGCACCGCCCCGGGGCGGGTCTTCAAGACGCTGGTGACCGAGGTGGACGGCGCGCTGACGGTGGCCGTGGTGCCCGTCTCGGCGTCCCTCGGTCTGAAGGCGCTGGCGGCGGCGGTCGGCGGCAAGCGGGCGGCGATGGCCGATCCGGCGGCGGCCGAGCGGGCCACGGGCTATGTGCTCGGCGGCATCTCGCCCCTCGGCCAGCGCAAGCGGCTGCGCACGGTGGTCGACGCCTCGGCCACCGGGCACGGCACGGTCTTCGTCTCGGCCGGCCGGCGCGGCCTGGAGATCGAGCTGGCCCCGGCCGCGCTGATCACCCTGACCGGCGCGATCACCGCCCCGATCGCCCGGGACTGA
- the hisD gene encoding histidinol dehydrogenase: MLNRIDLRGSSPVPGGIDRDLLPRAELDVEAALEKVRPICDDVRHRGTAALIEYAERFERVTIERTRVPAEALTRALAELDPAVRAALEESIRRARIVHREQRRTDSTVRVVPGGTVTERWVPVERVGLYVPGGQAVYPSSVVMNVVPAQEAGVGSLAVSSPPQRAPGNDWGTGLPHPTILAACALLGVEEVHAAGGAQAVAMFAYGTEECPPTRLVTGPGNVYVAAAKRLLKGVIGIDAEAGPTEIAVLADDSADPGLIAADLISQAEHDVLAAAVLVTPSTALADAVDAELGARVPAAKHHARIAEALAGRQSGIVLVDDVDHGLAVTDAYAAEHLEIHTENAAGVAARVRNAGAVFIGPWSPVSLGDYCAGSNHVLPTGGCACHSSGLSVQSFLRGIHVVDYSRDALAEVAHHVVALAEAEDLPAHGAAVKARFENGEVPHSK, from the coding sequence GTGCTGAACCGAATCGATCTGCGCGGTTCCTCGCCCGTCCCGGGCGGGATCGACCGCGACCTGCTGCCCCGCGCCGAGCTCGACGTCGAGGCCGCCCTGGAGAAGGTGCGGCCCATCTGCGACGACGTGCGCCATCGCGGCACCGCGGCGCTGATCGAGTACGCCGAGCGGTTCGAGCGGGTCACCATCGAGCGCACCCGGGTGCCGGCCGAGGCGCTGACCCGCGCGCTGGCCGAGCTCGACCCGGCCGTCCGGGCCGCGCTGGAGGAGTCGATCCGCCGCGCCCGCATCGTCCACCGCGAGCAGCGGCGCACGGACTCGACCGTGCGTGTCGTGCCCGGCGGCACCGTCACCGAACGGTGGGTGCCGGTGGAGCGCGTCGGCCTCTACGTGCCGGGCGGGCAGGCCGTCTATCCGTCGTCCGTCGTCATGAACGTCGTCCCGGCCCAGGAGGCCGGCGTCGGCTCCCTCGCCGTCTCCTCCCCGCCGCAGAGGGCCCCGGGCAACGACTGGGGCACGGGCCTGCCGCACCCCACCATCCTGGCCGCCTGCGCGCTGCTGGGTGTCGAGGAGGTGCACGCGGCCGGCGGCGCCCAGGCCGTGGCCATGTTCGCGTACGGCACCGAGGAGTGCCCGCCGACCCGGCTGGTCACCGGCCCGGGCAACGTGTACGTCGCCGCCGCCAAGCGCCTGCTCAAGGGCGTCATCGGCATCGACGCCGAGGCCGGTCCGACCGAGATCGCCGTGCTCGCCGACGACAGCGCCGACCCCGGGCTGATCGCCGCCGACCTCATCAGCCAGGCCGAGCACGACGTGCTGGCCGCCGCGGTCCTCGTCACCCCGTCCACCGCGTTGGCCGACGCCGTGGACGCGGAGCTGGGGGCGCGGGTTCCGGCCGCCAAGCACCACGCGCGCATCGCGGAGGCGCTGGCCGGCCGGCAGTCGGGGATCGTCCTGGTCGACGACGTGGACCACGGGCTGGCCGTCACCGACGCCTACGCCGCCGAGCACCTGGAGATCCACACCGAGAACGCCGCCGGGGTCGCCGCCCGGGTCCGCAACGCGGGCGCCGTCTTCATCGGCCCCTGGTCCCCGGTCTCCCTCGGCGACTACTGCGCGGGCTCCAACCACGTCCTGCCGACCGGCGGCTGCGCCTGCCATTCCTCAGGACTGTCCGTGCAGTCCTTCCTGCGCGGCATCCACGTCGTGGACTACAGCCGCGACGCGCTGGCCGAGGTGGCGCACCACGTGGTCGCCCTCGCCGAGGCGGAGGATCTTCCCGCCCACGGCGCCGCGGTCAAGGCCCGGTTCGAGAACGGAGAGGTTCCGCACAGCAAGTGA
- a CDS encoding NYN domain-containing protein, translated as MDRCVVLVDAGYLLGAAASLLAGEAARPRISVDHAALIQGLRERAEADTGRELLRIYWFDGAPDRVPQPEHRRLRVMPRVTVRLGALTRTDGRWAQKGVDAAMHAELTELARNRACADIVLVTGDGDLLPGLMSAKEHGVAVHLWAVQAAGGDYNQSEDLVAEADERRVLDRAWITRAVRVNEGLVTDSSHAVTRPEIAAILAAPFPETASPSSPPAQRERPAGSKNGVHPENGEHPFPVSEPDTGAAPAAKGVPTPKDLATLGRSVQPAATATLRWSSDRGWVDRGVPEEPAEIATLPMLSQLTTAEQRWADREEDITAVSGDSFEVGQVFARRWAERLANAAHLQRLSSEYPRIPHRIDGELLRYAARFGLLAHKDDQIDEQDRYAIRAGFWREVDARTGTERAS; from the coding sequence GTGGACCGCTGCGTCGTCCTGGTGGATGCCGGGTATCTGCTCGGTGCCGCCGCGAGCCTTCTCGCCGGTGAAGCCGCCCGCCCCCGGATCTCCGTGGACCACGCCGCGCTCATCCAGGGCCTGCGCGAGCGGGCCGAGGCCGACACCGGCCGCGAGCTGCTCCGTATCTACTGGTTCGACGGCGCCCCCGACCGCGTTCCCCAGCCGGAGCACCGGCGGCTGCGCGTCATGCCCCGTGTCACCGTCCGGCTCGGCGCGCTGACCCGCACCGACGGCCGCTGGGCGCAAAAGGGCGTGGACGCCGCGATGCACGCCGAGCTCACCGAGCTGGCGCGCAACCGGGCCTGCGCCGACATCGTGCTGGTCACCGGCGACGGCGATCTGCTGCCGGGTCTGATGTCCGCCAAGGAGCACGGCGTCGCCGTCCACCTGTGGGCCGTCCAGGCCGCGGGCGGCGACTACAACCAGTCGGAGGACCTGGTCGCCGAGGCCGACGAGCGCCGGGTGCTGGACCGGGCCTGGATCACCCGGGCGGTCCGCGTCAACGAGGGGCTCGTCACCGACTCCTCGCACGCCGTGACCAGGCCGGAGATCGCCGCCATCCTGGCCGCCCCCTTTCCCGAGACCGCCTCCCCGTCCAGCCCGCCCGCGCAGCGCGAGCGGCCCGCCGGGTCGAAGAACGGCGTCCACCCGGAGAACGGCGAGCACCCGTTCCCGGTCTCGGAGCCCGATACCGGGGCGGCGCCCGCCGCCAAGGGCGTGCCGACGCCGAAGGACCTGGCCACGCTCGGCCGTTCCGTCCAGCCCGCCGCGACGGCCACGCTGCGCTGGTCATCGGACCGCGGCTGGGTGGACCGGGGCGTTCCCGAGGAGCCCGCCGAGATCGCGACGCTGCCGATGCTCTCCCAGCTCACCACCGCCGAGCAGCGGTGGGCCGACCGGGAGGAGGACATCACGGCCGTCAGCGGCGACTCCTTCGAGGTCGGTCAGGTCTTCGCCCGCCGCTGGGCCGAACGGCTCGCCAACGCGGCGCATTTGCAGCGTCTCTCCAGCGAATACCCCCGCATCCCGCATCGCATCGACGGTGAACTGCTGCGGTACGCGGCCCGCTTCGGGCTGCTCGCGCACAAGGACGACCAGATCGACGAGCAGGACCGGTACGCGATCAGGGCCGGATTCTGGCGCGAGGTCGACGCCAGGACGGGCACCGAGCGCGCCTCCTGA
- a CDS encoding ABC transporter permease: MTVPQPTPDHRTDHRTDSVSGAGTTGGGADPGAPAPRVAWGREIREAVLVALPVAVLTGLPLGLLWLWRAPRVPLVSDGEAVLLANAEGQQAIGADGTFLLLGLAIGAVTGIVVFALRRGGGVAVVLGLVLGALLGSVLAWRLGVWLGPTDDLAGHARSAGKDVVFDGPLEIGARGVLLGLPFAAVATHMFCLSVWGPRDPRPLPAELPHWREPPPGA; this comes from the coding sequence GTGACCGTTCCGCAGCCCACCCCGGACCACCGCACCGACCACCGCACCGACTCCGTCTCCGGCGCCGGGACCACGGGCGGAGGAGCGGACCCCGGCGCCCCGGCGCCCCGCGTGGCCTGGGGGCGGGAGATACGTGAGGCTGTCCTGGTCGCCCTGCCGGTCGCCGTCCTCACCGGACTCCCGCTCGGGCTGCTGTGGCTGTGGCGGGCGCCGCGCGTGCCGCTCGTCTCGGACGGCGAGGCCGTGCTGCTGGCCAACGCCGAGGGGCAGCAGGCCATCGGCGCCGACGGCACGTTCCTGCTGCTGGGCCTGGCCATCGGCGCCGTGACCGGGATCGTCGTCTTCGCGCTGCGCCGCGGCGGCGGGGTGGCCGTGGTGCTCGGGCTCGTCCTCGGCGCCCTCCTCGGCTCGGTGCTCGCCTGGCGGCTCGGCGTCTGGCTCGGCCCGACCGACGACCTAGCCGGGCACGCCCGGTCGGCGGGGAAGGACGTCGTCTTCGACGGCCCGCTGGAGATCGGGGCGCGCGGAGTGCTGCTCGGGCTGCCGTTCGCGGCGGTGGCCACCCACATGTTCTGTCTGTCGGTCTGGGGCCCCCGCGACCCGCGGCCCCTGCCCGCCGAGCTGCCCCACTGGCGGGAGCCGCCCCCCGGGGCCTGA
- a CDS encoding ABC transporter permease, with translation MSAVPLAARARVWPSLVAVYRAQLSRARVARIPLLFVATFQSIGIMVLMRGVVDGGDGDEARAVVAGSAVLVVAFVGLNLLAQYFGQLRAAGGLDHYATLPVPAASVALGTAAAYASFTVPGVVVTAVSGGVLYQLPLSGLWVLLAVVPLAGAALAGLGAALGLLAPRPELATLCGQLGMSAALLLGVLPAARLPEPVRWLRELLPSTYGVDALATALEPSPDWGSAAADLAVCAGVGVTALALATWAYRRAALR, from the coding sequence ATGAGCGCCGTGCCGCTGGCGGCGCGGGCCCGGGTGTGGCCCTCGCTGGTGGCCGTGTACCGGGCGCAGCTGTCGCGGGCGCGGGTGGCGCGGATTCCGCTGCTGTTCGTCGCCACCTTCCAGTCGATCGGGATCATGGTCCTGATGCGCGGCGTCGTGGACGGCGGCGACGGGGACGAGGCGCGGGCCGTCGTGGCCGGGTCAGCCGTGCTCGTCGTGGCGTTCGTCGGGCTCAACCTCCTCGCCCAGTACTTCGGCCAGCTCAGGGCCGCCGGCGGCCTGGACCACTACGCCACGCTGCCGGTGCCGGCCGCCTCGGTGGCGCTGGGCACGGCGGCGGCCTACGCCTCGTTCACCGTGCCGGGCGTCGTCGTCACGGCCGTCTCCGGCGGCGTGCTGTACCAGCTGCCGCTGAGCGGCCTGTGGGTGCTGCTGGCCGTCGTGCCGCTGGCCGGGGCCGCGCTGGCCGGGCTCGGGGCCGCGCTGGGACTGCTCGCCCCGCGCCCCGAGCTGGCCACCCTCTGCGGACAGCTCGGCATGTCGGCCGCGCTGCTGCTCGGTGTGCTGCCGGCGGCGCGGCTGCCCGAGCCGGTGCGCTGGCTGCGCGAGCTGCTGCCCTCCACCTACGGTGTGGACGCGCTGGCGACCGCCCTGGAGCCCAGCCCTGACTGGGGCTCGGCCGCCGCCGACCTCGCGGTCTGCGCGGGCGTGGGCGTGACGGCGCTGGCGCTGGCCACCTGGGCGTACCGCAGGGCCGCCCTGCGGTGA
- a CDS encoding ABC transporter ATP-binding protein, translating to MSAPAAFTVRGLTKTYRARRSRTGAERVAPASDRITLDVARGEIFGLLGPNGAGKTTLVKQLTGLLRPDAGSITLLGHDLVRHPRRAARLLAYLGQESTALDELTVALAAETTARLRGLNAGAARRERDAVIGELGLGPIADRPLRKLSGGERRLACVAAALTGGRPVLVLDEPTAGMDPVARRAVWAAIDRRRALDGTTVVLVTHNVIEAETVLDRVAVLDAGQVIACDSPDGLKALVGSEVRLDLVWRGEPPPGVPEIAALSHTALVAGRRWTLRLPPERARAVVAAVTQGPAFAALDDFTLATPTLEDVYLALGGRGEGLVRS from the coding sequence GTGTCCGCCCCGGCGGCGTTCACCGTGCGCGGCCTGACCAAGACCTACCGGGCCCGGCGCTCCCGGACCGGGGCGGAGCGGGTGGCGCCGGCCAGCGACCGGATCACGCTGGACGTGGCGCGCGGCGAGATCTTCGGCCTGCTCGGCCCGAACGGCGCGGGCAAGACCACGCTCGTCAAGCAGCTCACCGGGCTGCTGCGCCCGGACGCCGGAAGCATCACCCTGCTCGGCCACGACCTGGTGCGCCACCCGCGCCGCGCGGCGCGGCTGCTGGCCTACCTGGGACAGGAGTCGACGGCGCTGGACGAGCTGACCGTCGCCCTGGCCGCCGAGACCACCGCGCGGCTGCGCGGCCTGAACGCCGGGGCGGCGCGCAGGGAGCGGGACGCCGTCATCGGCGAGCTGGGCCTCGGCCCGATCGCGGACCGGCCGCTGAGGAAGCTCTCCGGCGGGGAACGGCGGCTGGCGTGCGTGGCGGCGGCCCTTACCGGCGGTCGCCCGGTGCTGGTGCTGGACGAGCCGACCGCGGGCATGGACCCGGTCGCCCGCCGCGCGGTCTGGGCGGCCATCGACCGGCGCCGCGCCCTGGACGGCACGACGGTGGTGCTGGTCACGCACAACGTCATCGAGGCGGAGACCGTGCTCGACCGGGTCGCGGTGCTGGACGCCGGGCAGGTCATCGCCTGCGACAGCCCTGATGGCCTGAAGGCGCTGGTCGGCTCGGAGGTACGGCTCGATCTGGTCTGGCGCGGCGAGCCGCCGCCCGGGGTCCCGGAGATCGCCGCGCTGAGCCACACGGCCTTGGTCGCCGGGCGCCGCTGGACGCTGCGCCTGCCCCCCGAGCGGGCCCGCGCCGTGGTCGCCGCCGTCACTCAGGGCCCGGCGTTCGCCGCCCTGGACGACTTCACGCTGGCCACACCGACCCTGGAGGATGTCTACCTCGCGCTGGGCGGCCGGGGCGAAGGGCTGGTCCGCTCATGA
- a CDS encoding LON peptidase substrate-binding domain-containing protein, whose amino-acid sequence MTTTRLPLFPLNTVLFPGLVLPLNVFEARYRALMRDLLDLPEDGPRPFGVIAIRDGHEVAPFGTGLPDPTEVTEAGPVAGFAADDPTRSFHAVGCVADASTIRARSGPGEGGEPAESYEVLATGTTRFRLRSVDASGPYLTAEVEPLPEVAGEGAGALASGVLRAFRSYQKVLAGANERTLAPGQDLPEDPSVVSYLVAAATMLYTGDKQRLLQAKDTATRLAEELRILRQETALISKLPSVPGAEYTIRPTSLN is encoded by the coding sequence GTGACGACCACGCGCCTGCCGCTCTTTCCGCTGAACACCGTGCTGTTCCCCGGGCTCGTGCTGCCGCTGAACGTTTTCGAGGCCAGGTACCGGGCGCTGATGCGCGATCTTCTGGACCTGCCGGAGGACGGCCCGCGCCCGTTCGGCGTGATCGCCATCAGGGACGGGCACGAGGTGGCGCCGTTCGGCACCGGGCTGCCGGATCCGACCGAGGTGACCGAGGCCGGGCCGGTCGCCGGATTCGCGGCCGACGACCCCACGCGCTCCTTCCACGCCGTGGGCTGTGTCGCCGACGCCTCGACGATCAGGGCGCGTTCGGGACCGGGCGAGGGCGGGGAGCCGGCCGAGAGCTACGAGGTGCTGGCGACCGGGACGACCCGGTTCCGGCTGCGGTCCGTGGACGCGAGCGGCCCGTATCTGACGGCCGAGGTCGAGCCGCTGCCCGAGGTCGCCGGGGAAGGCGCGGGCGCGCTGGCGTCCGGGGTGCTGCGGGCGTTCCGCTCGTATCAGAAGGTGCTGGCGGGGGCGAACGAACGGACCCTGGCGCCCGGCCAGGACCTGCCCGAGGACCCGTCGGTGGTCTCGTACCTGGTGGCGGCGGCGACGATGCTCTACACGGGCGACAAGCAGCGGCTGCTGCAGGCCAAGGACACCGCGACCCGGCTGGCCGAGGAGCTGAGAATCCTGCGGCAGGAGACGGCGCTGATCAGTAAGCTCCCGTCCGTGCCGGGGGCGGAGTACACGATCCGCCCGACGAGTCTCAACTGA